A window of Euwallacea fornicatus isolate EFF26 chromosome 25, ASM4011564v1, whole genome shotgun sequence contains these coding sequences:
- the Sarm gene encoding NAD(+) hydrolase sarm1 isoform X2, protein MWPEKNWTWRKKNELPLREDFLKRRSLFDTSPTLPTMATDFPNDHNANGNEPNMLTLKNPSRTIVTTTSQLQSNSQSSSTTTRVKSQSSSTSTSTQRVHVSSTSDLKAAKSDLVDLQNNMKNMKNEMKNISLSSYKLPNTIQKLRSSLENLSRYVKRHVSLGWKPSAKRRTISKPKVNGVQVDDDNDDNNEVNSEPVITYPDDSRAPSEVGSPQPNNAVESLTFQHKTTNNFVKTKVIQDGLTAEKESANMAQSKKLQTGDMTFEERKAAAAHTARLEMDGISAEKRQIKAKEARSLTSGDVSQQESKNLAHTNMTLKSETFSTEQSATESQERLQKVTAGGVYNKEHNRSSTRETITTSKGLIKASDAKMISQLHGLMNGNPEEQLLSTSFDDLDQLSASSQHSDIQRAIDKYTAYLDNSIKYIQKQEQIGKIPQILSKMNDVVRKAWAVPTFGHELGYSLCNTLRKCGGLDILMNNCTKSEEDLQFNSAKLLEQCLTTENRGHVVENGLDKVVNVACYCTKHTNSVEHSRVGTGILEHLFKHSEETCSDVVRLGGLDALLFECRKSDVETLRHCAGALANLSLYGGAENQEAMIKRKVPMWLFPLAFHNDDNIKYYACLAITVLVANAEIESEVIQSGTLDLVEPFVTTHNPSEFAKSNLAHAHGQSKTWLKHLVPVLSSKREEARNLAAFHFCMEAGIKKQQGNTNIFQEIGATEALKKVASCPNAVASKYAAQALRLIGEEVPHKLSQQVPLWSCEDVEEWVKQIGFLEIAPSFVESRVDGDLLLQLTEDNLREDIGLTNGIKRKRFTRELQKLKRMADYTSRDTANINNFLQSLGPEFSTYTYSVLNAGVETKDALRNISEDQLLHECGIKNSIHRFRIMEGIRQLENRISSEMNDESPDKSLDVFVSYRRSNGSQLASLLKVHLQLRGFSVFIDVERLEAGKFDNNLLQSIHKAKHFLLVLTPFALERCKHDHEKKDWVHREIVAALSANCNIIPIIDNFTFPEPDELPEDMRQVCHFNAVRWIHDYQDACVDKLERFMLGELKARSSEGSLIRVGLNKGDMTPGTPSNPNLVRQPPSYQRMHSNDSGSGKGSDKEMNGNSGLRD, encoded by the exons ATGTGGCCGGAGAAGAACTGGACATGGAGGAAGAAAAACGAGCTACCGCTAAgggaagattttttaaagcgaAGAAGTTTGTTTGATACCTCGCCAACGCTACCAACG ATGGCTACCGACTTTCCAAATGACCATAATGCGAACGGGAACGAGCCGAATATGTTAACGTTGAAGAATCCATCAAGGACAATAGTGACCACAACTTCACAG TTGCAATCAAATTCGCAATCGAGCTCGACGACCACACGTGTAAAATCCCAAAGCTCATCAACGAGCACTTCGACTCAGAGAGTTCATGTATCGTCGACTTCCGATTTGAAGGCTGCGAAATCTGACCTGGTCGATTTGCAAAACAACATGAAGAACATGAAGAACGAGATGAAGAACATCAGCTTGTCGAGCTACAAATTACCCAACACTATTCAGAAACTTAGGAGCTCCCTAGAAAATTTA tcGAGATACGTGAAACGACACGTTAGCCTGGGATGGAAACCCTCAGCTAAAAGACGAACGATATCGAAACCGAAAGTTAACGGGGTACAG GTGGATGATGACAATGACGACAACAATGAGGTAAACTCCGAGCCGGTCATTACCTATCCGGATGATAGCAGAGCGCCTTCGGAAGTGGGATCGCCACAACCCAACAATGCCGTAGAAAGTTTGACTTTTCAGCACAAAACCACAAATAACTTCGTGAAGACAAAA GTGATTCAAGATGGACTCACAGCCGAGAAGGAGAGCGCAAACATGGCCCAATCTAAAAAGCTACAAACCGGAGACATGACCTTTGAGGAAAGGAAGGCTGCAGCTGCCCATACAGCCCGATTGGAAATGGACGGGATTTCTGCTGAAAAACGTCAAATCAAAGCAAAA GAAGCTAGAAGTCTAACATCAGGAGATGTAAGCCAGCAGGAATCCAAAAATTTAGCTCATACTAACATGACACTGAAGAGCGAGACTTTTAGCACTGAACAATCTGCCACAGAATCTCAAGAGCGACTTCAAAAAGTAACAGCTGGTGGAGTTTACAACAAGGAGCACAATCGATCTTCGACCAGGGAGACCATCACTACTAGTAAAGGATTAATTAAAGCTTCGGATGCCAAGATGATTTCTCAG CTGCACGGACTGATGAATGGCAATCCAGAAGAACAACTTCTCTCCACCTCATTCGATGACCTAGATCAGCTCTCGGCATCGTCCCAGCACAGCGACATACAGAGGGCAATAGATAAATATACCgcttatctggataactcaatTAAATACATCCAGAAGCAAGAACAAATTGGCAAAATCCCTCAAATCCTCAGCAAAATGAACGACGTTGTCCGTAAAGCATGGGCAGTGCCGACGTTCGGCCACGAATTAGGATACTCTTTATGCAACACCCTAAGGAAATGCGGGGGTCTGGACATCCTTATGAATAACTGCACGAAGTCTGAAGAAGATTTGCAGTTTAATAGTGCAAAACTTCTGGAACAGTGCCTTACAACTGAAAATCGTGGACACGTGGTAGAGAACGGTTTGGACAAAGTAGTAAATGTTGCCTGTTACTGCACGAAACATACGAATTCTGTAGAACATTCAAGAGTGGGGACTGGAATTCTCGAACATCTGTTCAAGCACAGTGAAGAAACTTGTAGCGACGTGGTTAGATTAGGAGGATTGGATGCTCTGCTGTTCGAATGTCGAAAAAGCGACGTTGAGACTCTGCGTCACTGTGCCGGAGCTCTGGCCAATTTAAGTCTGTACGGTGGGGCTGAAAATCAGGAAGCTATGATTAAACGCAAAGTACCCATGTGGCTGTTTCCACTGGCTTTCCATAACGATGACAATATCAAGTATTATGCCTGCTTGGCCATAACAGTTCTAGTAGCTAACGCCGAAATCGAATCTGAAGTAATCCAGTCCGGCACGTTAGATTTAGTGGAGCCTTTCGTTACTACGCACAACCCTTCGGAATTCGCCAAATCCAATCTCGCCCATGCTCACGGACAAAGCAAAACCTGGCTAAAGCATTTAGTACCAGTCCTAAGCTCAAAACGAGAAGAAGCGAGGAATTTAGCAGCTTTCCATTTTTGCATGGAGGCGGGAATCAAGAAACAACAAGGCAATACgaatattttccaagaaaTCGGAGCGACAGAGGCTTTAAAGAAAGTGGCAAGCTGCCCCAACGCTGTTGCCTCCAAATATGCAGCACAGGCCTTGAGGTTAATAGGGGAAGAGGTGCCGCATAAACTCAGCCAGCAAGTACCATTGTGGTCGTGTGAAGACGTGGAAGAGTGGGTGAAGCAAATCGGATTTTTAGAAATCGCACCTAGTTTCGTGGAAAGCAGAGTGGACGGGGATCTGTTGCTGCAACTTACCGAGGATAATTTGAGAGAGGACATTGGACTGACAAATGGAATTAAAAGGAAAAG ATTTACCAGAGAACTACAGAAACTAAAACGAATGGCTGATTACACGTCCCGAGACACGGCCAACATCAACAACTTCCTTCAATCGCTGGGCCCTGAATTTTCCACGTACACCTACAGCGTCTTGAATGCCGGAGTGGAAACCAAAGACGCCTTGAGGAACATCTCCGAAGACCAACTATTGCACGAGTGCGGCATCAAAAATTCCATCCACAGGTTTAGAATAATGGAGGGAATCAGGCAGCTAGAGAACAGGATAAGCAGCGAAATGAATGATGAGAGCCCGGACAAGTCCCTTGACGTCTTCGTCAGCTACAGGCGATCAAATGGTTCGCAACTGGCTAGTTTGCTGAAGGTTCACCTGCAGCTGCGAGGTTTTAGTGTGTTCATTGATGTGGAGAGACTGGAAGCGGgcaaatttgacaacaattTACTGCAGAGCATCCATAAggctaaacattttttgctggTGTTGACGCCGTTTGCTTTGGAGAGGTGCAAGCACGACCACGAGAAAAAAGACTGGGTACATAGG GAGATAGTGGCAGCTCTATCTGCAAACTGTAACATAATCCCTATCATTGACAATTTTACATTCCCCGAACCGGATGAACTTCCCGAAGATATGCGACAAGTGTGCCATTTCAATGCTGTACGGTGGATTCACGATTATCAAGATGCTTGTGTGGACAAACTTGAGAG GTTCATGCTAGGTGAACTAAAAGCCCGAAGCAGCGAAGGAAGTCTCATTAGAGTTGGCCTGAATAAGGGAGACATGACTCCTGGCACCCCCTCCAACCCTAATCTGGTAAGGCAGCCACCAAGCTACCAGAGAATGCACAGCAATGATTCTGGAAGCGGAAAGGGCTCGGATAAGGAGATGAACGGGAATTCGGGACTTCGAGATTGA
- the Sarm gene encoding NAD(+) hydrolase sarm1 isoform X3 translates to MGNVQQCFAAPKNKKLAITVGDHTSKMATDFPNDHNANGNEPNMLTLKNPSRTIVTTTSQLQSNSQSSSTTTRVKSQSSSTSTSTQRVHVSSTSDLKAAKSDLVDLQNNMKNMKNEMKNISLSSYKLPNTIQKLRSSLENLSRYVKRHVSLGWKPSAKRRTISKPKVNGVQVDDDNDDNNEVNSEPVITYPDDSRAPSEVGSPQPNNAVESLTFQHKTTNNFVKTKVIQDGLTAEKESANMAQSKKLQTGDMTFEERKAAAAHTARLEMDGISAEKRQIKAKEARSLTSGDVSQQESKNLAHTNMTLKSETFSTEQSATESQERLQKVTAGGVYNKEHNRSSTRETITTSKGLIKASDAKMISQLHGLMNGNPEEQLLSTSFDDLDQLSASSQHSDIQRAIDKYTAYLDNSIKYIQKQEQIGKIPQILSKMNDVVRKAWAVPTFGHELGYSLCNTLRKCGGLDILMNNCTKSEEDLQFNSAKLLEQCLTTENRGHVVENGLDKVVNVACYCTKHTNSVEHSRVGTGILEHLFKHSEETCSDVVRLGGLDALLFECRKSDVETLRHCAGALANLSLYGGAENQEAMIKRKVPMWLFPLAFHNDDNIKYYACLAITVLVANAEIESEVIQSGTLDLVEPFVTTHNPSEFAKSNLAHAHGQSKTWLKHLVPVLSSKREEARNLAAFHFCMEAGIKKQQGNTNIFQEIGATEALKKVASCPNAVASKYAAQALRLIGEEVPHKLSQQVPLWSCEDVEEWVKQIGFLEIAPSFVESRVDGDLLLQLTEDNLREDIGLTNGIKRKRFTRELQKLKRMADYTSRDTANINNFLQSLGPEFSTYTYSVLNAGVETKDALRNISEDQLLHECGIKNSIHRFRIMEGIRQLENRISSEMNDESPDKSLDVFVSYRRSNGSQLASLLKVHLQLRGFSVFIDVERLEAGKFDNNLLQSIHKAKHFLLVLTPFALERCKHDHEKKDWVHREIVAALSANCNIIPIIDNFTFPEPDELPEDMRQVCHFNAVRWIHDYQDACVDKLERFMLGELKARSSEGSLIRVGLNKGDMTPGTPSNPNLVRQPPSYQRMHSNDSGSGKGSDKEMNGNSGLRD, encoded by the exons ATGGCTACCGACTTTCCAAATGACCATAATGCGAACGGGAACGAGCCGAATATGTTAACGTTGAAGAATCCATCAAGGACAATAGTGACCACAACTTCACAG TTGCAATCAAATTCGCAATCGAGCTCGACGACCACACGTGTAAAATCCCAAAGCTCATCAACGAGCACTTCGACTCAGAGAGTTCATGTATCGTCGACTTCCGATTTGAAGGCTGCGAAATCTGACCTGGTCGATTTGCAAAACAACATGAAGAACATGAAGAACGAGATGAAGAACATCAGCTTGTCGAGCTACAAATTACCCAACACTATTCAGAAACTTAGGAGCTCCCTAGAAAATTTA tcGAGATACGTGAAACGACACGTTAGCCTGGGATGGAAACCCTCAGCTAAAAGACGAACGATATCGAAACCGAAAGTTAACGGGGTACAG GTGGATGATGACAATGACGACAACAATGAGGTAAACTCCGAGCCGGTCATTACCTATCCGGATGATAGCAGAGCGCCTTCGGAAGTGGGATCGCCACAACCCAACAATGCCGTAGAAAGTTTGACTTTTCAGCACAAAACCACAAATAACTTCGTGAAGACAAAA GTGATTCAAGATGGACTCACAGCCGAGAAGGAGAGCGCAAACATGGCCCAATCTAAAAAGCTACAAACCGGAGACATGACCTTTGAGGAAAGGAAGGCTGCAGCTGCCCATACAGCCCGATTGGAAATGGACGGGATTTCTGCTGAAAAACGTCAAATCAAAGCAAAA GAAGCTAGAAGTCTAACATCAGGAGATGTAAGCCAGCAGGAATCCAAAAATTTAGCTCATACTAACATGACACTGAAGAGCGAGACTTTTAGCACTGAACAATCTGCCACAGAATCTCAAGAGCGACTTCAAAAAGTAACAGCTGGTGGAGTTTACAACAAGGAGCACAATCGATCTTCGACCAGGGAGACCATCACTACTAGTAAAGGATTAATTAAAGCTTCGGATGCCAAGATGATTTCTCAG CTGCACGGACTGATGAATGGCAATCCAGAAGAACAACTTCTCTCCACCTCATTCGATGACCTAGATCAGCTCTCGGCATCGTCCCAGCACAGCGACATACAGAGGGCAATAGATAAATATACCgcttatctggataactcaatTAAATACATCCAGAAGCAAGAACAAATTGGCAAAATCCCTCAAATCCTCAGCAAAATGAACGACGTTGTCCGTAAAGCATGGGCAGTGCCGACGTTCGGCCACGAATTAGGATACTCTTTATGCAACACCCTAAGGAAATGCGGGGGTCTGGACATCCTTATGAATAACTGCACGAAGTCTGAAGAAGATTTGCAGTTTAATAGTGCAAAACTTCTGGAACAGTGCCTTACAACTGAAAATCGTGGACACGTGGTAGAGAACGGTTTGGACAAAGTAGTAAATGTTGCCTGTTACTGCACGAAACATACGAATTCTGTAGAACATTCAAGAGTGGGGACTGGAATTCTCGAACATCTGTTCAAGCACAGTGAAGAAACTTGTAGCGACGTGGTTAGATTAGGAGGATTGGATGCTCTGCTGTTCGAATGTCGAAAAAGCGACGTTGAGACTCTGCGTCACTGTGCCGGAGCTCTGGCCAATTTAAGTCTGTACGGTGGGGCTGAAAATCAGGAAGCTATGATTAAACGCAAAGTACCCATGTGGCTGTTTCCACTGGCTTTCCATAACGATGACAATATCAAGTATTATGCCTGCTTGGCCATAACAGTTCTAGTAGCTAACGCCGAAATCGAATCTGAAGTAATCCAGTCCGGCACGTTAGATTTAGTGGAGCCTTTCGTTACTACGCACAACCCTTCGGAATTCGCCAAATCCAATCTCGCCCATGCTCACGGACAAAGCAAAACCTGGCTAAAGCATTTAGTACCAGTCCTAAGCTCAAAACGAGAAGAAGCGAGGAATTTAGCAGCTTTCCATTTTTGCATGGAGGCGGGAATCAAGAAACAACAAGGCAATACgaatattttccaagaaaTCGGAGCGACAGAGGCTTTAAAGAAAGTGGCAAGCTGCCCCAACGCTGTTGCCTCCAAATATGCAGCACAGGCCTTGAGGTTAATAGGGGAAGAGGTGCCGCATAAACTCAGCCAGCAAGTACCATTGTGGTCGTGTGAAGACGTGGAAGAGTGGGTGAAGCAAATCGGATTTTTAGAAATCGCACCTAGTTTCGTGGAAAGCAGAGTGGACGGGGATCTGTTGCTGCAACTTACCGAGGATAATTTGAGAGAGGACATTGGACTGACAAATGGAATTAAAAGGAAAAG ATTTACCAGAGAACTACAGAAACTAAAACGAATGGCTGATTACACGTCCCGAGACACGGCCAACATCAACAACTTCCTTCAATCGCTGGGCCCTGAATTTTCCACGTACACCTACAGCGTCTTGAATGCCGGAGTGGAAACCAAAGACGCCTTGAGGAACATCTCCGAAGACCAACTATTGCACGAGTGCGGCATCAAAAATTCCATCCACAGGTTTAGAATAATGGAGGGAATCAGGCAGCTAGAGAACAGGATAAGCAGCGAAATGAATGATGAGAGCCCGGACAAGTCCCTTGACGTCTTCGTCAGCTACAGGCGATCAAATGGTTCGCAACTGGCTAGTTTGCTGAAGGTTCACCTGCAGCTGCGAGGTTTTAGTGTGTTCATTGATGTGGAGAGACTGGAAGCGGgcaaatttgacaacaattTACTGCAGAGCATCCATAAggctaaacattttttgctggTGTTGACGCCGTTTGCTTTGGAGAGGTGCAAGCACGACCACGAGAAAAAAGACTGGGTACATAGG GAGATAGTGGCAGCTCTATCTGCAAACTGTAACATAATCCCTATCATTGACAATTTTACATTCCCCGAACCGGATGAACTTCCCGAAGATATGCGACAAGTGTGCCATTTCAATGCTGTACGGTGGATTCACGATTATCAAGATGCTTGTGTGGACAAACTTGAGAG GTTCATGCTAGGTGAACTAAAAGCCCGAAGCAGCGAAGGAAGTCTCATTAGAGTTGGCCTGAATAAGGGAGACATGACTCCTGGCACCCCCTCCAACCCTAATCTGGTAAGGCAGCCACCAAGCTACCAGAGAATGCACAGCAATGATTCTGGAAGCGGAAAGGGCTCGGATAAGGAGATGAACGGGAATTCGGGACTTCGAGATTGA
- the Sarm gene encoding NAD(+) hydrolase sarm1 isoform X9: MATDFPNDHNANGNEPNMLTLKNPSRTIVTTTSQLQSNSQSSSTTTRVKSQSSSTSTSTQRVHVSSTSDLKAAKSDLVDLQNNMKNMKNEMKNISLSSYKLPNTIQKLRSSLENLSRYVKRHVSLGWKPSAKRRTISKPKVNGVQVDDDNDDNNEVNSEPVITYPDDSRAPSEVGSPQPNNAVESLTFQHKTTNNFVKTKVIQDGLTAEKESANMAQSKKLQTGDMTFEERKAAAAHTARLEMDGISAEKRQIKAKEARSLTSGDVSQQESKNLAHTNMTLKSETFSTEQSATESQERLQKVTAGGVYNKEHNRSSTRETITTSKGLIKASDAKMISQLHGLMNGNPEEQLLSTSFDDLDQLSASSQHSDIQRAIDKYTAYLDNSIKYIQKQEQIGKIPQILSKMNDVVRKAWAVPTFGHELGYSLCNTLRKCGGLDILMNNCTKSEEDLQFNSAKLLEQCLTTENRGHVVENGLDKVVNVACYCTKHTNSVEHSRVGTGILEHLFKHSEETCSDVVRLGGLDALLFECRKSDVETLRHCAGALANLSLYGGAENQEAMIKRKVPMWLFPLAFHNDDNIKYYACLAITVLVANAEIESEVIQSGTLDLVEPFVTTHNPSEFAKSNLAHAHGQSKTWLKHLVPVLSSKREEARNLAAFHFCMEAGIKKQQGNTNIFQEIGATEALKKVASCPNAVASKYAAQALRLIGEEVPHKLSQQVPLWSCEDVEEWVKQIGFLEIAPSFVESRVDGDLLLQLTEDNLREDIGLTNGIKRKRFTRELQKLKRMADYTSRDTANINNFLQSLGPEFSTYTYSVLNAGVETKDALRNISEDQLLHECGIKNSIHRFRIMEGIRQLENRISSEMNDESPDKSLDVFVSYRRSNGSQLASLLKVHLQLRGFSVFIDVERLEAGKFDNNLLQSIHKAKHFLLVLTPFALERCKHDHEKKDWVHREIVAALSANCNIIPIIDNFTFPEPDELPEDMRQVCHFNAVRWIHDYQDACVDKLERFMLGELKARSSEGSLIRVGLNKGDMTPGTPSNPNLVRQPPSYQRMHSNDSGSGKGSDKEMNGNSGLRD; encoded by the exons ATGGCTACCGACTTTCCAAATGACCATAATGCGAACGGGAACGAGCCGAATATGTTAACGTTGAAGAATCCATCAAGGACAATAGTGACCACAACTTCACAG TTGCAATCAAATTCGCAATCGAGCTCGACGACCACACGTGTAAAATCCCAAAGCTCATCAACGAGCACTTCGACTCAGAGAGTTCATGTATCGTCGACTTCCGATTTGAAGGCTGCGAAATCTGACCTGGTCGATTTGCAAAACAACATGAAGAACATGAAGAACGAGATGAAGAACATCAGCTTGTCGAGCTACAAATTACCCAACACTATTCAGAAACTTAGGAGCTCCCTAGAAAATTTA tcGAGATACGTGAAACGACACGTTAGCCTGGGATGGAAACCCTCAGCTAAAAGACGAACGATATCGAAACCGAAAGTTAACGGGGTACAG GTGGATGATGACAATGACGACAACAATGAGGTAAACTCCGAGCCGGTCATTACCTATCCGGATGATAGCAGAGCGCCTTCGGAAGTGGGATCGCCACAACCCAACAATGCCGTAGAAAGTTTGACTTTTCAGCACAAAACCACAAATAACTTCGTGAAGACAAAA GTGATTCAAGATGGACTCACAGCCGAGAAGGAGAGCGCAAACATGGCCCAATCTAAAAAGCTACAAACCGGAGACATGACCTTTGAGGAAAGGAAGGCTGCAGCTGCCCATACAGCCCGATTGGAAATGGACGGGATTTCTGCTGAAAAACGTCAAATCAAAGCAAAA GAAGCTAGAAGTCTAACATCAGGAGATGTAAGCCAGCAGGAATCCAAAAATTTAGCTCATACTAACATGACACTGAAGAGCGAGACTTTTAGCACTGAACAATCTGCCACAGAATCTCAAGAGCGACTTCAAAAAGTAACAGCTGGTGGAGTTTACAACAAGGAGCACAATCGATCTTCGACCAGGGAGACCATCACTACTAGTAAAGGATTAATTAAAGCTTCGGATGCCAAGATGATTTCTCAG CTGCACGGACTGATGAATGGCAATCCAGAAGAACAACTTCTCTCCACCTCATTCGATGACCTAGATCAGCTCTCGGCATCGTCCCAGCACAGCGACATACAGAGGGCAATAGATAAATATACCgcttatctggataactcaatTAAATACATCCAGAAGCAAGAACAAATTGGCAAAATCCCTCAAATCCTCAGCAAAATGAACGACGTTGTCCGTAAAGCATGGGCAGTGCCGACGTTCGGCCACGAATTAGGATACTCTTTATGCAACACCCTAAGGAAATGCGGGGGTCTGGACATCCTTATGAATAACTGCACGAAGTCTGAAGAAGATTTGCAGTTTAATAGTGCAAAACTTCTGGAACAGTGCCTTACAACTGAAAATCGTGGACACGTGGTAGAGAACGGTTTGGACAAAGTAGTAAATGTTGCCTGTTACTGCACGAAACATACGAATTCTGTAGAACATTCAAGAGTGGGGACTGGAATTCTCGAACATCTGTTCAAGCACAGTGAAGAAACTTGTAGCGACGTGGTTAGATTAGGAGGATTGGATGCTCTGCTGTTCGAATGTCGAAAAAGCGACGTTGAGACTCTGCGTCACTGTGCCGGAGCTCTGGCCAATTTAAGTCTGTACGGTGGGGCTGAAAATCAGGAAGCTATGATTAAACGCAAAGTACCCATGTGGCTGTTTCCACTGGCTTTCCATAACGATGACAATATCAAGTATTATGCCTGCTTGGCCATAACAGTTCTAGTAGCTAACGCCGAAATCGAATCTGAAGTAATCCAGTCCGGCACGTTAGATTTAGTGGAGCCTTTCGTTACTACGCACAACCCTTCGGAATTCGCCAAATCCAATCTCGCCCATGCTCACGGACAAAGCAAAACCTGGCTAAAGCATTTAGTACCAGTCCTAAGCTCAAAACGAGAAGAAGCGAGGAATTTAGCAGCTTTCCATTTTTGCATGGAGGCGGGAATCAAGAAACAACAAGGCAATACgaatattttccaagaaaTCGGAGCGACAGAGGCTTTAAAGAAAGTGGCAAGCTGCCCCAACGCTGTTGCCTCCAAATATGCAGCACAGGCCTTGAGGTTAATAGGGGAAGAGGTGCCGCATAAACTCAGCCAGCAAGTACCATTGTGGTCGTGTGAAGACGTGGAAGAGTGGGTGAAGCAAATCGGATTTTTAGAAATCGCACCTAGTTTCGTGGAAAGCAGAGTGGACGGGGATCTGTTGCTGCAACTTACCGAGGATAATTTGAGAGAGGACATTGGACTGACAAATGGAATTAAAAGGAAAAG ATTTACCAGAGAACTACAGAAACTAAAACGAATGGCTGATTACACGTCCCGAGACACGGCCAACATCAACAACTTCCTTCAATCGCTGGGCCCTGAATTTTCCACGTACACCTACAGCGTCTTGAATGCCGGAGTGGAAACCAAAGACGCCTTGAGGAACATCTCCGAAGACCAACTATTGCACGAGTGCGGCATCAAAAATTCCATCCACAGGTTTAGAATAATGGAGGGAATCAGGCAGCTAGAGAACAGGATAAGCAGCGAAATGAATGATGAGAGCCCGGACAAGTCCCTTGACGTCTTCGTCAGCTACAGGCGATCAAATGGTTCGCAACTGGCTAGTTTGCTGAAGGTTCACCTGCAGCTGCGAGGTTTTAGTGTGTTCATTGATGTGGAGAGACTGGAAGCGGgcaaatttgacaacaattTACTGCAGAGCATCCATAAggctaaacattttttgctggTGTTGACGCCGTTTGCTTTGGAGAGGTGCAAGCACGACCACGAGAAAAAAGACTGGGTACATAGG GAGATAGTGGCAGCTCTATCTGCAAACTGTAACATAATCCCTATCATTGACAATTTTACATTCCCCGAACCGGATGAACTTCCCGAAGATATGCGACAAGTGTGCCATTTCAATGCTGTACGGTGGATTCACGATTATCAAGATGCTTGTGTGGACAAACTTGAGAG GTTCATGCTAGGTGAACTAAAAGCCCGAAGCAGCGAAGGAAGTCTCATTAGAGTTGGCCTGAATAAGGGAGACATGACTCCTGGCACCCCCTCCAACCCTAATCTGGTAAGGCAGCCACCAAGCTACCAGAGAATGCACAGCAATGATTCTGGAAGCGGAAAGGGCTCGGATAAGGAGATGAACGGGAATTCGGGACTTCGAGATTGA